A single window of Neurospora crassa OR74A linkage group VII, whole genome shotgun sequence DNA harbors:
- the ph7 gene encoding Na or K P-type ATPase yields the protein MGTEIELDVEGQTEPPICGFKSPTTSKTTTRSPTLTTLNTGTIIGEECEYRANDNATITTAATGIGPGDLPSFTPEAAHTLSVPDVCAFLRTDPENGIDNDEAARRLQHHGPNKVEGAKGLSLWTILLRQVSNSLTLVLVITMVLSFAISDHIEGGVIAAVILLNIIVGFLQDYRAEQTIQALYALSAPTCKVTRSGVTSTIKAETLVPGDIVRLGVGDVVPADLRLATSINLSTDEALLTGESLPVSKHAELVMARDRDVPLGDRSNMVYSASTITRGRATGIVVSTGMGTEVGKIAGLLRDSNGGRNKKRVDKEEMGTLRSLTVRARNGMRVLLGLDGTPLQVTLSKFALLLFALAILLAIIVFSVSKFDVTDEVLIYGICVAVAVIPESLIAVLTIATALGTRAMARGNVVIRKLAALEAVGGVTNICSDKTGTLTQGKMVTKKVWLANGTEVEVLGTTHPFDSTSGSVSIGEEVFSLADHGMKDPEEAIGEKGENLKEFLESIALCNNAVVTKAEEAGTYSAIGEPTEIALQTFAMRFGMGKSSVLAIVDGQSQQQLLFEFPFDSSCKRMTVVYTSTESSGAGDSYAYTKGALEALLPLLDASDEQKVEIVAKAEALAAQGLRVLCVAKRSVNGALFQAGDDVSASPEREKASASIVPERSSVEMHLTFLGLAGIYDPPRLESAAAVQKCQAAGITVHMVTGDHVKTATAIACEIGILRSDRLQNGTEVMVASAFDSLSDAEIDALESLPLVLARCSPTTKVRMVEAMHRRKAFCVMTGDGVNDSPALKKSDVGIAMGLSGSDVAKEAADMVLTDDNFASIVTAIEEGRRLFDNIQKFLLHLLISNIAQVILLLIGLSFKDNDGISVFPLSPLEILWANLVTSSFLALGLGLEDAQPDVMQRPPHDLQVGIFTRELIVDKFVYGTAMGGLCLAAFTSVAYGMSGADGLGEGCNEDWTSECGVAFRARATTFATLTFLLLVTAWEAKHFTRSLFNMHPEKYSGPLSVSKTVWQNKFLFGAVSAGFVICFPVIYIPVINHVVFKHNAITWEWGVVMACVVVYVAIIEGWKAFKRRTLKAKMVTGVGGEGV from the exons ATGGGGACAGAGATCGAACTTGACGTCGAGGGCCAGACGGAGCCTCCTATATGTGGCTTCAAGAGTCCAACAACGTCCAAAACAACCACACGGTCCCCGACCTTGACTACGCTCAACACCGGGACCATCATCGGAGAAGAATGTGAATACCGGGCCAACGACAACGCCACCATTACTACTGCTGCTACCGGAATCGGACCCGGCGATCTCCCGTCCTTCACTCCTGAAGCGGCCCACACCCTTTCGGTGCCGGACGTCTGTGCTTTTCTCAGAACCGACCCTGA AAATGGAATCGACAACGATGAAGCTGCCCGTCGTCTGCAGCACCATGGCCCCAACAAGGTTGAGGGTGCCAAGGGTTTATCCCTTTGGACGATTCTCTTAAGACAGGTCTCCAACAGCTTGACTCTTGTCCTCGTTATTACCATGGTATTGTCCTTTGCCATCAGTGACCACATCGAAGGCGGTGTCATTGCTGCGGTCATTCTTCTCAACATCATAGTCGG CTTTCTCCAGGACTATCGCGCCGAGCAAACCATCCAGGCTTTGTACGCCCTCTCGGCGCCTACCTGCAAAGTCACCCGGTCCGGTGTCACTTCTACCATAAAAGCCGAGACACTTGTGCCTGGCGACATCGTCCGCCTCGGCGTCGGCGATGTGGTCCCCGCCGACCTCCGTCTCGCCACCAGCATCAACCTCTCTACCGACGAGGCCCTGCTAACTGGCGAATCCCTTCCCGTCAGCAAGCATGCTGAGCTAGTAATGGCCCGGGATCGTGATGTCCCTCTCGGCGACCGTTCCAACATGGTTTACTCAGCCAGCACCATTACTCGCGGACGCGCCACGGGCATCGTTGTCTCGACGGGCATGGGCACTGAGGTAGGCAAGATTGCGGGCCTGTTGCGCGACAGTAACGGCGGGCGTAACAAGAAGCGCGTCGACAAAGAAGAAATGGGAACCCTCCGCTCGCTGACCGTCCGCGCCCGAAACGGCATGcgcgtcctcctcggcctcgacgGTACGCCGCTGCAGGTCACGCTGAGCAAGTTTGCTTTGCTATTGTTTGCTCTGGCCATCTTATTGGCCATCATCGTTTTCTCCGTCAGCAAGTTTGACGTCACGGATGAGGTACTCATCTACGGCATCTGCGTCGCCGTAGCCGTCATCCCGGAGTCACTCATCGCCGTGCTGACCATCGCTACTGCGCTTGGCACCCGTGCCATGGCCCGTGGAAACGTGGTAATCCGCAAGCTGGCCGCGCTCGAGGCGGTCGGCGGAGTGACAAATATCTGCTCAGACAAAACGGGAACGCTGACGCAGGGCAAGATGGTGACCAAGAAGGTCTGGCTTGCGAATGGCACTGAGGTCGAAGTCCTAGGGACGACGCATCCTTTTGATTCTACCAGCGGGTCGGTCAGTATTGGGGAGGAAGTCTTTAGCCTCGCTGATCATGGCATGAAAGATCCTGAAGAGGCCATCGGCGAAAAGGGGGAGAATCTCAAGGAGTTTCTGGAGAGCATTGCTCTTTGCAACAACGCGGTTGTCACGAAGGCCGAGGAAGCAGGCACTTATTCGGCTATCGGTGAGCCAACCGAGATTGCGTTGCAGACCTTTGCAATGCGGTTTGGTATGGGAAAGTCGAGTGTGTTGGCTATTGTTGATGGACAGTCACAACAGCAGCTGCTCTTCGAGTTCCCTTTCGATTCATCCTGCAAGAGGATGACGGTCGTTTACACAAGCACAGAGAGCAGCGGCGCTGGTGATAGTTACGCTTATACCAAAGGCGCGCTCGAGGCTCTGTTGCCTTTACTTGACGCTTCCGACGAGCAGAAGGTTGAGATCGTGGCAAAGGCGGAAGCCCTAGCTGCCCAAGGTCTGCGTGTGCTTTGTGTTGCTAAGCGATCCGTCAATGGAGCCCTCTTCCAGGCTGGGGATGACGTCTCTGCTAGTCCCGAAAGGGAGAAAGCTTCGGCGTCGATTGTCCCCGAAAGATCAAGCGTTGAAATGCATTTGACCTTTCTTGGTTTGGCTGGTATATATGACCCTCCCCGTCTCGAGTCCGCTGCAGCGGTTCAGAAGTGTCAAGCAGCTGGCATCACGGTTCATATGGTAACAGGTGACCACGTCAAGACTGCAACGGCCATTGCCTGCGAGATTGGTATTCTCCGCTCGGACAGATTACAGAATGGGACCGAGGTGATGGTGGCCAGCGCTTTTGACAGTCTCTCGGATGCTGAAATTGATGCCTTGGAAAGTCTGCCCTTGGTGCTTGCGAGATGCAGCCCAACGACCAAGGTCAGAATGGTGGAAGCCATGCATAGGAGAAAGGCCTTTTGCGTCATGACTGGCGACGGCGTCAACGACTCGCCCGCCCTGAAGAAGTCAGACGTGGGCATCGCCATGGGACTAAGCGGCAGTGATGTTGCCAAAGAAGCGGCAGATATGGTTCTCACTGACGACAACTTCGCTTCCATCGTTACCGCCAttgaagagggaagaaggttGTTTGATAACATTCAGAAG ttcctcctccacctcctgaTCTCCAACATCGCCCAagttatcctcctcctcatcggtCTCTCCTTCAAAGACAATGATGGTATCTCCGTCTTCCCCCTCTCACCCCTCGAAATCCTCTGGGCCAATCTcgtcacctcctccttcctcgccctcggccTCGGTCTCGAAGATGCCCAGCCGGACGTGATGCAACGCCCTCCGCACGACCTGCAAGTTGGCATCTTCACGCGAGAGCTGATTGTCGACAAATTCGTCTACGGCACAGCCATGGGCGGTCTCTGTCTGGCGGCCTTCACCAGCGTGGCATACGGCATGTCGGGTGCCGACGGACTCGGCGAGGGTTGCAATGAGGACTGGACGTCTGAGTGTGGCGTGGCATTCAGGGCGCGAGCGACGACTTTCGCTACGCTGACTTTTCTGTTGCTGGTCACGGCATGGGAGGCGAAGCACTTCACCCGGTCGCTGTTCAACATGCATCCCGAGAAGTACTCGGGCCCACTGTCCGTTTCAAAGACGGTGTGGCAAAACAAGTTCCTGTTTGGCGCGGTGTCGGCTGGATTTGTGATCTGCTTTCCAGTCATCTACATCCCCGTTATTAACCATGTGGTGTTCAAACATAATGCCATTACGTGGGAGTGGGGTGTTGTTATGGCTTGTGTGGTTGTTTATGTGGCCATCATCGAGGGTTGGAAGGCTTTCAAGAGGCGAACTTTGAAGGCGAAGATGGTGACTGGGGTTGGTGGAGAGGGTGTGTAA
- a CDS encoding coenzyme A transferase, translated as MASLPLASRHTAPALLVARQWAISTSTATRPSRLSLRIRIQTGHGVRSLSYSKHWRSQSLPTVTRGDSKLYASADDAVADIRSGSVILSSGFGLCGVPETLIEAIRRRGPESLHSLTAVSNNAGAEGRGGLALLIESGQIDRMIMSHLGSNKILEKKYLTGKIAVELCPQGTIAERIRAAGSGIPAFFTPTGGRTFIQQGEIPVRHDADGNVVEYGKPRETRIFNGRPFLMETALPGDIAILRAWKVDKAGNCVFRYTAKGFAPLMAKAAKVAIVEAENIVEVGEIDPNDVDLAGIFIDRIVSATKPSQVEVLKTRSQDDSGDENQAKTAKSGGSDAQERRNRIARRAAKELKHGFYVNLGVGIPTLAPEFLPPGHQVWIQSENGILGMGPYPLPDEVDPDIVNAGKESVTLVPGAATFDSSESFSMIRGGHVDVSILGALQVSAAGDLANYMIPGKMFKGMGGAMDLVSNPDNTKIVVATEHVAKDGSSKVVQSCSLPLTGARVVSTIITDLCVFEVDRKKGTLTLTEIAPGVDVEEVRGKTDAVFSVADDLKTME; from the exons ATGGCTAGCCTTCCGCTGGCATCGCGACACACAGCGCCGGCACTTCTTGTTGCTCGCCAATGGGCTATATCAACCTCTACCGCCACCAGACCTTCAAGGCTCTCGCTGCGGATTAGGATACAAACAGGGCATGGCGTCCGGAGTCTGTCCTACTCAAAACATTGGCGCTCTCAATCTCTCCCGACAGTAACCCGTGGCGATTCCAAGTTGTATGCCAGCGCCGACGACGCTGTGGCGGATATCAGGAGCGGATCTGTTATCTTGAGTTCGGGCTTTGGCTTGTGTGGTGTGCCAG AAACCCTCATCGAGGCAATTCGACGAAGAGGCCCAGAATCCCTCCACTCCCTAACAGCGGTATCCAACAATGCGGGCGCCGAAGGCCGCGGAGGCCTGGCTCTCCTTATTGAGTCGGGCCAGATCGATCGCATGATCATGTCCCATCTAGGATCCAACAAGATTCTCGAAAAGAAGTATCTCACTGGCAAAATCGCCGTCGAGCTTTGCCCCCAAGGAACAATAGCCGAGAGGATACGAGCTGCTGGCAGTGGCATTCCGGCCTTTTTCACACCTACTGGCGGGCGTACGTTCATCCAGCAAGGCGAGATTCCCGTTCGTCATGACGCCGACGGAAATGTAGTCGAGTACGGCAAACCCAGAGAAACGAGGATCTTCAACGGCCGACCGTTCTTGATGGAAACCGCTCTACCGGGCGACATAGCCATCCTGCGCGCATGGAAGGTTGATAAAGCTGGAAACTGCGTCTTCCGCTACACGGCCAAAGGCTTTGCGCCCTTAATGGCCAAGGCCGCAAAGGTGGCTATCGTCGAGGCGGAGAACATCGTTGAGGTAGGTGAGATTGACCCCAACGACGTGGACCTTGCTGGAATTTTCATCGACCGTATTGTGTCGGCTACGAAACCATCCCAGGTCGAGGTTCTCAAGACGCGGTCGCAAGACGATAGTGGTGATGAAAACCAGGCGAAGACGGCCAAGTCAGGGGGCTCGGATGCGCAGGAACGGAGGAACAGGATTGCCAGGCGTGCGGCGAAGGAGCTAAAACATGGATTTTATGTCAATCTCGGGGTCGGTATCCCAACCTTGGCTCCGGAGTTCTTGCCGCCTGGACATCAAGTTTGGATCCAGTCTGAGAACGGTATTCTGGGAATGGGTCCGTACCCCTTGCCCGACGAAGTTGATCC CGATATCGTCAACGCCGGCAAAGAAAGTGTCACCCTCGTCCCCGGCGCCGCCACCTTTGACAGTTCCGAATCCTTCTCCATGATCCGGGGAGGCCACGTCGACGTTTCCATCCTCGGAGCGCTACAGGTCAGCGCGGCCGGTGACCTTGCAAACTACATGATCCCCGGAAAGATGTTCAAGGGAATGGGCGGTGCTATGGACCTGGTGTCTAATCCGGACAACACCAAGATCGTGGTGGCTACCGAGCATGTTGCCAAGGATGGGTCGTCCAAAGTGGTGCAGAGCTGCAGCTTGCCGCTGACAGGTGCAAGGGTTGtcagcaccatcatcactgATCTGTGCGTTTTTGAGGTTGACCGGAAGAAGGGCACGCTTACCTTGACGGAGATCGCGCCGGGGGTAGATGTTGAGGAAGTGAGGGGCAAGACGGATGCAGTGTTTTCAGTGGCAGATGACTTGAAGACGATGGAATAG